A single region of the Stigmatella erecta genome encodes:
- a CDS encoding PIN domain-containing protein — protein MPLAVVYDACVLHPAPLRDLLVRLGRTQLYQAKWSRQILDECFRSILRQRRDLTAERLAKSRQLLEQAILDVEVTGHEELIDGITGMPDPDDRHVVAAAIRCGAQRIVTFNLKDFPRSALERYGIEAQHPDDFVQGLISWDAAHVTRVVREQTASLKNPPKTLLEVLDRLSLNGLAVSAALLKKKLGVF, from the coding sequence GTGCCCCTGGCCGTGGTCTACGATGCGTGTGTCCTCCATCCAGCGCCCCTTCGAGACCTTCTCGTCAGACTGGGGCGCACCCAGCTCTACCAAGCGAAATGGTCACGGCAGATTCTGGATGAATGCTTCCGCAGCATTCTGCGACAGCGGAGGGACCTGACCGCCGAGCGCCTCGCCAAGAGCCGTCAACTCTTGGAGCAGGCCATTCTCGATGTCGAGGTGACGGGCCACGAAGAACTCATTGATGGAATCACCGGGATGCCCGATCCGGACGACCGCCACGTCGTCGCAGCCGCCATTCGCTGTGGCGCCCAGCGCATCGTCACCTTCAACCTCAAGGACTTTCCCAGGTCCGCCCTCGAACGCTACGGCATCGAGGCACAACATCCCGACGATTTCGTGCAAGGCCTCATCAGCTGGGATGCAGCCCACGTCACGAGGGTTGTCAGGGAACAGACCGCCAGCTTGAAGAATCCTCCCAAAACCCTCTTGGAGGTGTTGGACCGGCTCTCTCTCAATGGATTGGCTGTTTCAGCTGCGCTGCTCAAGAAGAAGCTCGGCGTCTTTTGA
- a CDS encoding helix-turn-helix domain-containing protein: MGTTRNQGEATPPSEREVREAAHAVRVLAPLLTPSSSRVFLRPEGGTEGQEPVSVPRAVFERLLELLEHTARGQAVTVVPLNAELTTQEAAQLLNVSRPYLVGLLEQGKVPFHKVGTHRRVRFEDLLAYKRETEARQEQALDELAAEAQKLGLGY, translated from the coding sequence ATGGGGACGACACGGAACCAGGGGGAGGCCACGCCTCCCAGCGAGCGTGAGGTCCGGGAGGCAGCACATGCTGTCCGGGTGCTGGCGCCGTTGCTCACGCCCTCCAGCTCCCGCGTCTTCCTGCGGCCCGAGGGAGGCACGGAAGGGCAGGAACCTGTCTCCGTTCCCCGGGCCGTGTTCGAACGCTTGCTCGAGCTTCTGGAGCACACCGCCCGGGGCCAGGCGGTCACGGTGGTGCCCCTCAACGCGGAGTTGACGACGCAGGAGGCTGCCCAGCTCTTGAACGTGTCGCGCCCCTACCTGGTGGGGCTCCTGGAGCAGGGGAAGGTTCCGTTCCACAAGGTGGGAACGCACCGGCGTGTCCGCTTCGAGGATCTCCTCGCTTACAAACGCGAGACGGAGGCGCGCCAAGAGCAGGCGCTGGACGAACTGGCCGCCGAGGCCCAGAAGCTCGGACTCGGTTACTAG
- a CDS encoding MFS transporter, giving the protein MSTLRLPRISSFRAFEHPGYFAVWAGSLVSNVGTWMETVALGVYVTEVTGKAEWTGGVVALSYLPGLVLSPLGGALADRFDRRTFLGLGILLQGLLAVLLTVLAFTHQLTVPAVAVISFFNGCINMMMGPAFNALLAELVPPEDLHSAMSLSSAQYNLGRVIGPILAAAVLGAGGIAWALLVNALSFLAVPVALSRVRPPPRASAPSTTGLWADITRGAHVAREDPGIRLMLMTTFAVALLVAPFIGLVPVFAIRVFGQGAGATSLLVTCQGAGAVTAAVAVGALLDAFGRKRVLAGVLLVLGPVATLYWLSPTLPLASLSIFLLGASYLMALSGIHTICQVRAPPALRARVSSLYGMVLNGGYALGVWLLGALADRLSVRSVTATASLLFLVLMVSFRVLRPRAFDATEA; this is encoded by the coding sequence GTGTCCACCCTCCGCCTGCCCCGCATCTCCTCGTTTCGCGCCTTCGAGCACCCGGGCTACTTCGCCGTCTGGGCCGGCTCCCTCGTGTCCAACGTCGGCACCTGGATGGAGACCGTGGCCCTCGGCGTCTACGTCACCGAGGTGACCGGCAAGGCCGAGTGGACCGGCGGCGTCGTCGCCCTCTCCTACCTGCCAGGCCTCGTGCTCTCTCCCCTCGGCGGGGCGCTCGCCGACCGCTTCGACCGGCGCACCTTCCTTGGCCTCGGAATCCTCCTCCAGGGGCTGCTCGCCGTCCTGCTCACGGTGCTGGCCTTCACCCATCAGCTCACCGTGCCCGCCGTGGCCGTCATCTCGTTCTTCAACGGCTGCATCAACATGATGATGGGCCCGGCCTTCAACGCGCTGCTCGCCGAGCTCGTCCCCCCCGAGGACTTGCACAGCGCGATGAGCCTCAGCTCCGCCCAGTACAACCTCGGGCGCGTCATCGGTCCCATCCTCGCCGCCGCGGTGCTGGGCGCCGGCGGCATCGCCTGGGCGCTGCTCGTCAACGCCCTGTCCTTCCTGGCCGTCCCCGTGGCCCTGTCCCGCGTCCGCCCGCCCCCGCGCGCGTCCGCCCCCTCCACCACGGGCCTGTGGGCGGACATCACCCGGGGTGCCCATGTGGCCCGCGAGGATCCCGGCATCCGCCTGATGCTGATGACCACCTTCGCCGTCGCCCTGCTCGTGGCCCCCTTCATCGGGCTCGTGCCCGTGTTCGCCATCCGCGTCTTCGGCCAGGGCGCCGGGGCCACCTCCCTGCTCGTCACCTGCCAGGGCGCCGGCGCGGTGACGGCCGCCGTGGCCGTGGGTGCGCTCCTGGATGCCTTCGGGCGCAAGCGCGTGCTCGCGGGCGTGCTGCTCGTGCTGGGCCCCGTGGCCACCCTGTACTGGCTCTCCCCCACGCTGCCGCTCGCCTCCCTGAGCATCTTCCTGCTCGGGGCCAGCTACCTCATGGCCCTCTCCGGCATTCACACCATCTGTCAGGTCCGCGCCCCCCCTGCCTTGCGCGCCCGCGTCAGCAGCCTCTACGGCATGGTGCTCAACGGCGGCTATGCCCTGGGCGTGTGGCTCCTGGGCGCCCTGGCGGACCGGCTCTCCGTGCGCTCCGTGACCGCCACGGCCAGCCTCCTGTTCCTGGTGCTGATGGTCTCCTTTCGCGTGCTGCGCCCGCGTGCCTTCGACGCCACCGAGGCCTGA